The DNA segment ACGTCTGATTTTTTATCAGGATACCTGTGCATATGCGGAGAAATAATTATTTGATGCTGTATATCGTACGTGCGTACCTGTGACTGCATGCTGCAGACAGAAAGCTGCACAGCCTGAAATGTTCCTATTTTTTCCTTTGTGCAAATGCCGCACATACATCATCTGGGACATAGGCGGTGATATCCTGATCGTATTTTACCAGCTCCCGTATGATGGAGCTGGATACATAGGAATATTTCGGCGACGCATAGAGCAGTACCGTTTCCACATCCGGAGCAATATGCTGGTTAACGCTGGCAATATCCAGCTCATACTCATAATCCTTTACGCTTCTCACACCGCGTACGATGGCACAGGCCTTCTTATGGCGTGCAAAATCCACAGTCAATCCATGATCCACTGCAGCCTCGACATTTGGCAAATGAGCAGTATTGGCCTTCAAGAATGCCAGACGCTCCTCTATGGAAAAGGTGGCATGCTTATCGGAATTTTCCAAAATCACCACAACCAGCCGGTCAAACAGCCTGCTGGAACGCTCAATGATATCCAGATGTCCCAGCGTTACCGGATCGAAGCTGCCTGGAAAAATAGCTGTTTTCATTCTGTCAGCTCCTTTCGATAATAGGTTATACGGGTAATGCCATAGGTGACATCCTTAACCTTATGCAAGGCACCGACCTGCTCCGGGAATTCATCCTCCTTCAGGCTTTCGCACACGATATCGCCCTGCTCCTTCACCATATCATGTGCATCCAGATACTGCAGGATCCAGAGAATCTGCTGCTTCTTATAAGGAGGATCTATATACACCAGATCAAAGGTCTGTTCACTCCTTGAAGCCTGCTCCAGCACCTGACGGTAATCCATCTTCCATATCGTCACGCGGTTCTCAACGCCCAGCACCTTCACATTTTTGCGAATCGTGGAAATAGCGGAATAGCTGACATCACTAATCAGAGCATGCTCCATGCCGCGGGAAATCGCCTCCAGTGACATGTTGCCGCTTCCGCCGAACAAATCCAGCATACTCCCTCCTTCAAAATAAGGGCCGATGCGGGAAAATATGGCACCCTTTATTTTATCCGTTGTAGGCCGTGTGTTATTGCCTTCGACAGCCGAAATCACACGGGATCGAAATTCCCCTGCAACAATTCTCATTTTTTTCAACTCCTTATGTATAAAGCAAATGGATACGGGAAGTATAATAGTGCAGCCGGTAAAACGGCTGTTACCCCCCAATCTTTGTTTCTCCTCTTCCCTTTCTTAAAGAGCCCTTTACCCCTTAGGGCTCTTTTTTATTTATTCGGGATTTGTGCTTTTGTCGCAGCACTGACGGCCACGCTGCCCTGTCTGCGAATTCTTGCGATTACCGACTGGGAAATACCGATTGCCGTCATGATGGACATCAGCGAGGAGCCGCCGCTCGATATAAACAGCAGTGGAACACCAGTCAGCGGAATCAGACCACTAATTCCTCCGACATTTAATGTAAAGTGGATGAAGATGTACATAGCAGTACCAACCAGAATGATTTTATATCCCTCACTCTTTGTGTGAAATGCATAGTAAAACAAACGCTGCAAAATGATCACATAGCCCAGAATGACAATTAAAAGGCCGAATATTCCAAGCTCCTCTACAATAATGGAAAGAATAAAGTCATTATCCGACTGTGTCAGATAGCCGTACTTTTGAATGGAATTACCCAGTCCCACACCGGTGAAGCCACTGCGTGCGAAGCCATACAGACCGTTGATCAGCTGATATCCGTTGTTATGCGGGTCTGTGAACGGGTTTAAGGCATTTTCAATACGCACCGCAACGTGCTGCAAGGGCCCGATATTGTTCAAGAAATTGATAACCGGCTCACTCATGATAAATACGATACTGATACAGCCGACCACAAGCCCCAGCCGTACCCAGCGCTGCTGCTTCCGCAAGCTGCTGTGCGAAGGAATCAGAAAGCAGATAGCACAAAGCAAAATCAGTACAAAGAGGGTTCCAAGATCCTTTTGAAGCAGAATCGCCGCTGCTATCACCAGAAAGAAATATACGGGAATCCGGACAATCGTCCAAAATTTAAACTTCCGCTTGCGAGCAGTCAGCTCCACAAACACCGCCATGACAACAACCATATAAACCTTTGCGAACTCAGAGGGCTGAATCGTCATTTCTCCCAGACCAGGCACCGGAATACGGATCCATGCCTTGCTTCCGAGAACACCTTTAAAAAACTGGGTGGAAAACAGAGCGATGATGATGCCGATTCCAAAAATCGGAAACAGCTTCTGCGCCCGCTTCATCGTAAAGTTATTCGCAAAAAAGGTCATCAGCGCATAGGATATGACGATGAAAAACAGCTGCTTCGCCAGAACCTTAGGGATGATATAGGGATCCTTTGTCGTATTTCCGACATTGGTGGATACGATCATCAGGGTACCGAACAGGATCAGAATCAGCACCGCAAACTGCATCAGAAAATCAAATTTTTTCGGCATTTTCAATGTCAATACAATATTTTTTATTCGCATGCGCATTCCTCTCCTTTTTCATTTCTCATGTATCTTTTATAATATCATAGATTCCATGTTTTTTCACAATAATTTCGCAAAACACTTCCATTCTCGAAGAAAAGCGTTTAAAATAGTATGGTAAGAAAAGGAGTTTGCATATGAGTTTGAACTATGATGATATTGTAAAGGATACAGATGCAATCGTTCGTACGAAAAGTGAAGTCGTAAAGCTTCCCCTCACTGCTGAGGATGAAGCACTGCTGATGGACATGCTCAGCTACGTCCGGGATTCTCAGGATGCAGAGCTAGCTGAGGCGAATAACCTGCGCCCTGCAGTGGGAATCGCTGCCATACAGCTTGGTGTGGCAAAGCGGATGCTGGCTGTTGTGGTGCCCAATGATGAGGATATTGATGAATATGCGCTCGTCAATCCGCGTATCATTTCAGAATCAGTACAGCGCGCCTATCTGAAAAACGGAGAGGGCTGTCTGTCTGTTGAGAAGGAGCATGAAGGGATCGTGCCAAGAGCTGCACGTATAACAGTAAAGGGCTATGACCTTCTGCAAAAGCAGGAAATCACAATCAAGGCGAAGAACTATCTTGCCATTGTCCTTCAGCATGAAATCGACCATTTTTCAGGAACGTTGTTTTATGACCGCATAAACAAACAGGATCCATGGCGGGAGGATCCAAACGCAATCGTCATTGAATAATGCTCAGAAATGAGCATTTTCTTATGGCTGAAGCGCCGATTTTGAGAAATGATACGCGCTTACATAGGGGAATCACCAGGAAAACACGTTT comes from the Erysipelotrichaceae bacterium 66202529 genome and includes:
- the coaD gene encoding pantetheine-phosphate adenylyltransferase — its product is MKTAIFPGSFDPVTLGHLDIIERSSRLFDRLVVVILENSDKHATFSIEERLAFLKANTAHLPNVEAAVDHGLTVDFARHKKACAIVRGVRSVKDYEYELDIASVNQHIAPDVETVLLYASPKYSYVSSSIIRELVKYDQDITAYVPDDVCAAFAQRKK
- the rsmD gene encoding 16S rRNA (guanine(966)-N(2))-methyltransferase RsmD, with protein sequence MRIVAGEFRSRVISAVEGNNTRPTTDKIKGAIFSRIGPYFEGGSMLDLFGGSGNMSLEAISRGMEHALISDVSYSAISTIRKNVKVLGVENRVTIWKMDYRQVLEQASRSEQTFDLVYIDPPYKKQQILWILQYLDAHDMVKEQGDIVCESLKEDEFPEQVGALHKVKDVTYGITRITYYRKELTE
- a CDS encoding FtsW/RodA/SpoVE family cell cycle protein; its protein translation is MRIKNIVLTLKMPKKFDFLMQFAVLILILFGTLMIVSTNVGNTTKDPYIIPKVLAKQLFFIVISYALMTFFANNFTMKRAQKLFPIFGIGIIIALFSTQFFKGVLGSKAWIRIPVPGLGEMTIQPSEFAKVYMVVVMAVFVELTARKRKFKFWTIVRIPVYFFLVIAAAILLQKDLGTLFVLILLCAICFLIPSHSSLRKQQRWVRLGLVVGCISIVFIMSEPVINFLNNIGPLQHVAVRIENALNPFTDPHNNGYQLINGLYGFARSGFTGVGLGNSIQKYGYLTQSDNDFILSIIVEELGIFGLLIVILGYVIILQRLFYYAFHTKSEGYKIILVGTAMYIFIHFTLNVGGISGLIPLTGVPLLFISSGGSSLMSIMTAIGISQSVIARIRRQGSVAVSAATKAQIPNK
- a CDS encoding peptide deformylase, encoding MSLNYDDIVKDTDAIVRTKSEVVKLPLTAEDEALLMDMLSYVRDSQDAELAEANNLRPAVGIAAIQLGVAKRMLAVVVPNDEDIDEYALVNPRIISESVQRAYLKNGEGCLSVEKEHEGIVPRAARITVKGYDLLQKQEITIKAKNYLAIVLQHEIDHFSGTLFYDRINKQDPWREDPNAIVIE